In one window of Azotobacter salinestris DNA:
- a CDS encoding adenosylcobinamide-GDP ribazoletransferase: MPLPLLIALQFLTRLPIHLPGMPAPQQLGRSLLWYPLVGLLLGALLLVLHGLLGEAPGPLHAALLLAAWVGLSGALHLDGLADSADAWIGGCGDRERTLAIMKDPRSGPIAVVALLVVLLLKFAALLALLEEGAGAALLLAPLLGRGALLALFLLTPYVRPGGLGQALAEHLPRKAARRVLLGSAAACPLLFGGAGLLALLLAAVLFLYLRRCLLARLGGTTGDTAGALLELVECAVVVGLAL; the protein is encoded by the coding sequence ATGCCACTGCCTTTGCTGATCGCCCTGCAGTTCCTCACCCGCCTGCCGATCCATCTGCCCGGCATGCCGGCGCCGCAGCAACTGGGCCGCTCGCTGCTCTGGTATCCGCTGGTGGGGCTGCTGCTCGGCGCGCTGCTGCTGGTCCTGCACGGGCTGCTGGGCGAGGCGCCGGGACCACTGCACGCGGCGCTGCTGCTCGCCGCCTGGGTCGGCCTGAGCGGGGCGCTGCACCTGGACGGCCTGGCCGACAGCGCCGACGCCTGGATCGGCGGCTGCGGCGACCGCGAACGCACCCTGGCGATCATGAAGGATCCGCGCAGCGGCCCGATCGCCGTGGTGGCACTGCTCGTCGTGCTGCTGCTGAAGTTCGCCGCGCTCCTGGCGCTGCTGGAGGAGGGCGCGGGCGCGGCGCTGCTGCTGGCGCCGCTGCTCGGGCGCGGCGCGCTGCTGGCGCTGTTTCTCCTCACCCCCTACGTGCGCCCCGGCGGCCTCGGCCAGGCCCTCGCCGAGCACCTGCCGCGCAAGGCCGCCCGCCGGGTACTGCTGGGCTCGGCGGCGGCCTGTCCGCTGCTGTTCGGCGGGGCCGGGCTGCTTGCGCTGCTGCTGGCCGCAGTGCTGTTCCTCTACCTGCGCCGCTGCCTGCTGGCACGCCTCGGCGGCACCACCGGCGACACCGCCGGGGCGCTGCTCGAGCTGGTGGAGTGTGCAGTGGTGGTGGGACTGGCGCTCTGA
- the cobC gene encoding alpha-ribazole phosphatase family protein — protein MTLHLDLLRHGETECGGGFRGSLDDALTAVGRAQMRAATVAAGPWDLVVSSPLRRCADFAAELAASRGLSLHHEADLRELHFGAWEGRNASELMHDDAEGLGRFWDDPYAFTPPDGEPVAAFEARVLGAVERLRRDCAGRRLLLVTHGGVMRLLLARARGLPRRALLQVTVAHGALHRLCLDGLDWREL, from the coding sequence ATGACCCTGCATCTCGACCTGTTGCGCCACGGCGAAACCGAATGCGGCGGCGGCTTCCGCGGCAGCCTGGACGATGCGCTGACCGCCGTGGGTCGGGCGCAGATGCGCGCGGCGACCGTCGCGGCCGGGCCCTGGGATCTCGTGGTCAGCTCGCCGCTGCGTCGCTGCGCCGATTTCGCCGCCGAGCTGGCCGCTTCAAGGGGGCTGTCGCTGCACCACGAGGCGGACCTGCGCGAGCTGCACTTCGGCGCCTGGGAAGGCCGCAACGCCAGCGAGCTGATGCACGACGACGCCGAGGGGCTCGGGCGCTTCTGGGACGATCCCTACGCCTTCACCCCACCGGACGGCGAGCCGGTGGCGGCCTTCGAGGCGCGGGTGCTGGGCGCCGTCGAGCGGCTGCGCCGCGACTGCGCCGGCCGCCGCCTGCTGCTGGTCACCCACGGTGGGGTGATGCGCCTGCTGCTGGCCCGCGCCCGTGGCCTGCCGCGCCGCGCGCTGCTGCAGGTGACGGTGGCCCACGGCGCGCTGCATCGCCTGTGTCTGGACGGGCTGGACTGGCGGGAGCTGTGA
- the cobT gene encoding nicotinate-nucleotide--dimethylbenzimidazole phosphoribosyltransferase, translated as MNHDWWQAAARPLDETARALAGIRQQQLTKPRGALGRLEQLAIHLAALQGRERPVVEHLWIAIFAGDHGVAEEGVSPYPQAVTGQMLRNFAAGGAAISVLARQLGAELELIDLGTAEPLEPSPAGVRRLQLGRGTANFLLGPAMSAQQGRDALEAGRDSVRRAQAVGAHLYIGGEMGIANTSSASALACALLGRPATALVGPGTGLDATGVARKVAVVERALMLHGAHAGEPLELLLRLGGFEIAALAGAYLACAQEGLPALVDGFICSVAALLAVRLNPACRDWLLFAHCGAEPGHRRVLEALAAEPLLELGLRLGEGSGAALAVPLLQLACRLHGEMATFAEAAVADAGR; from the coding sequence ATGAACCACGACTGGTGGCAGGCCGCCGCCCGACCGCTGGACGAGACGGCCCGCGCCCTGGCCGGTATCCGCCAGCAGCAACTGACCAAGCCGCGCGGTGCGCTGGGCCGCCTGGAACAGCTGGCGATCCACCTGGCGGCCCTGCAGGGCCGCGAGCGGCCGGTCGTCGAGCATTTGTGGATCGCCATCTTCGCCGGCGACCACGGCGTGGCGGAGGAGGGCGTGTCTCCCTATCCGCAGGCGGTGACCGGGCAGATGCTGCGCAACTTCGCCGCCGGCGGCGCGGCGATCAGCGTGCTGGCCCGCCAGTTGGGCGCCGAGCTGGAGCTGATCGACCTCGGCACCGCCGAGCCGCTGGAGCCGTCGCCGGCCGGTGTGCGTCGCCTGCAACTGGGGCGCGGCACGGCGAATTTCCTCCTCGGACCGGCGATGAGCGCGCAGCAGGGCCGTGACGCTCTCGAAGCCGGGCGCGACAGCGTGCGGCGCGCCCAGGCGGTCGGCGCACACCTGTACATCGGCGGCGAGATGGGCATCGCCAACACCAGTTCGGCCAGCGCCCTGGCCTGCGCCCTGCTGGGCCGTCCGGCGACGGCGCTGGTCGGGCCGGGCACCGGGCTGGACGCCACCGGGGTGGCGCGCAAGGTCGCGGTCGTCGAGCGCGCTCTGATGCTGCACGGTGCGCATGCCGGCGAGCCGCTGGAGCTCCTGCTGCGCCTCGGCGGCTTCGAGATCGCCGCGCTGGCCGGCGCCTACCTGGCCTGCGCCCAGGAGGGCCTGCCGGCGCTGGTGGATGGCTTCATCTGCAGCGTGGCGGCGCTGCTCGCCGTGCGCCTGAATCCCGCCTGCCGCGACTGGCTGCTGTTCGCCCACTGCGGCGCCGAGCCGGGCCACCGGCGGGTGCTCGAGGCATTGGCCGCCGAGCCGCTGCTGGAGCTCGGCCTGCGCCTGGGCGAGGGCAGCGGCGCGGCGCTGGCGGTGCCGCTGCTGCAGCTGGCCTGCCGGCTGCACGGCGAGATGGCCACCTTCGCCGAGGCGGCCGTGGCGGACGCCGGCCGATGA
- the cobU gene encoding bifunctional adenosylcobinamide kinase/adenosylcobinamide-phosphate guanylyltransferase, with amino-acid sequence MHELILGGARSGKSRLAERLAAESGLAVTYVATARALDGEMAARIAHHRQRRPAGWALVEEPLALARVLREQAGPERCLLVDCLTLWLTNLLLADDPACLARERDALLECLSELPGRLILVSNETGLGVVPLGELSRRYVDEAGWLHQALAERCGRVLFCVAGLPMTLKGDPL; translated from the coding sequence ATGCATGAGCTCATCCTCGGCGGCGCCCGTTCCGGCAAGAGCCGCCTGGCCGAGCGCCTGGCCGCGGAGTCCGGACTGGCGGTGACCTACGTCGCCACCGCCCGGGCGCTGGACGGCGAGATGGCCGCGCGCATCGCCCATCACCGCCAGCGGCGGCCGGCCGGCTGGGCACTGGTCGAGGAGCCGCTGGCGCTGGCCCGGGTGCTGCGCGAGCAGGCCGGGCCGGAGCGCTGCCTGCTGGTCGACTGCCTGACCCTGTGGCTGACCAACCTGCTGCTGGCCGACGACCCGGCATGCCTGGCGCGCGAGCGCGACGCGCTCCTGGAGTGTCTGTCCGAACTGCCCGGACGGCTCATCCTGGTCAGCAACGAGACCGGCCTTGGCGTGGTGCCGCTGGGCGAGCTGAGCCGGCGCTACGTGGACGAGGCCGGCTGGCTGCACCAGGCGCTGGCCGAACGTTGCGGGCGGGTGCTGTTCTGCGTCGCCGGCCTGCCCATGACCCTCAAGGGAGATCCTCTATGA
- a CDS encoding cobyric acid synthase has product MTTLMVQGTTSDAGKSTLVTALCRWLARQGVAVAPFKPQNMALNSAVTLDGGEIGRAQAVQAQAAGLVPHTDMNPVLLKPSSDTGAQVIIHGRAVTCMDAAAYHDYKRVAREAVLVSHRRLSEQYAVVMVEGAGSPAEINLRANDIANMGFAEAVDCPVILIADIDRGGVFAHLVGTLALLSESEQARVKGFVINRFRGDLALLKPGLDWLEAHTGKPVLGVLPYLHDLHLEAEDAIDNRQVAKEGERLKVAVPILPRISNHTDFDPLRLHPQVELSFVGPGQASPLSDLIVLPGSKSVRADLAFLRAQGWEAAIRRHLRYGGKVLGICGGLQMLGGRVADPLGLEGAPGTSRGLGLLDLDTVLEEEKQLRNVRGRLALEGAEVTGYEIHAGISRGAGLERPAVKLDDGRSDGALSEDGQVLGTYLHGLFESPAACSALLRWAGLGEVVTHDYHALRERDIERLADLVEAHLDTARLRELCGLSG; this is encoded by the coding sequence ATGACCACCCTGATGGTGCAGGGCACCACCTCCGACGCCGGCAAGAGCACCCTGGTGACTGCGCTGTGCCGCTGGCTGGCGCGCCAGGGCGTGGCGGTGGCGCCGTTCAAGCCGCAGAACATGGCGCTGAACAGCGCCGTCACCTTGGATGGCGGCGAGATCGGCCGTGCCCAGGCGGTGCAGGCGCAGGCTGCGGGCCTCGTGCCGCACACCGACATGAACCCGGTGCTGCTCAAGCCGAGCAGCGACACCGGCGCCCAGGTGATCATCCACGGCCGCGCCGTCACCTGCATGGACGCCGCCGCCTACCACGACTACAAGCGCGTGGCCCGCGAGGCGGTGCTCGTCTCGCACCGGCGTCTGAGCGAGCAGTACGCCGTGGTGATGGTCGAGGGTGCCGGTTCGCCGGCGGAGATCAACCTGCGCGCCAACGACATCGCCAACATGGGCTTCGCCGAGGCGGTCGACTGTCCGGTGATCCTGATCGCCGACATCGACCGGGGCGGGGTGTTCGCCCATCTGGTCGGCACCCTGGCGCTGCTCTCCGAGAGCGAGCAGGCGCGGGTCAAGGGCTTCGTGATCAACCGCTTCCGTGGCGATCTGGCCCTGCTCAAGCCGGGCCTCGACTGGCTGGAGGCGCACACCGGCAAGCCGGTGCTGGGCGTCTTGCCCTATCTGCACGACCTGCATCTGGAGGCCGAGGACGCCATCGACAATCGTCAGGTGGCCAAGGAGGGCGAGCGCCTGAAGGTGGCGGTGCCAATACTGCCGCGGATCAGCAACCACACCGACTTCGACCCGCTGCGCCTGCATCCGCAGGTGGAGCTGAGCTTTGTCGGTCCCGGCCAGGCGTCGCCGCTTTCCGACCTGATCGTGCTGCCCGGCTCGAAGAGCGTGCGCGCCGACCTGGCCTTCCTGCGCGCACAGGGCTGGGAGGCGGCGATCCGCCGCCATCTGCGCTACGGCGGCAAGGTCCTCGGCATCTGCGGCGGCCTGCAGATGCTCGGCGGGCGGGTCGCCGACCCGCTGGGCCTGGAGGGCGCACCGGGCACGAGCCGCGGCCTCGGCCTGCTGGATCTGGATACCGTGCTGGAAGAGGAGAAGCAGCTGCGCAACGTGCGCGGACGGCTGGCACTGGAGGGCGCAGAGGTCACGGGCTACGAGATCCATGCCGGGATCAGTCGCGGTGCGGGCCTCGAGCGGCCGGCGGTCAAGCTCGATGACGGGCGCAGCGACGGCGCGCTGAGCGAGGACGGCCAGGTGCTCGGCACCTACCTGCACGGCCTGTTCGAGTCGCCCGCCGCCTGCAGCGCGCTGCTGCGCTGGGCCGGCCTGGGCGAAGTCGTCACCCACGACTACCACGCCCTGCGCGAGCGCGACATCGAGCGGCTGGCCGATCTGGTCGAGGCGCATCTGGATACGGCGCGGCTGCGCGAGCTGTGCGGGCTGTCCGGATGA
- the cobD gene encoding threonine-phosphate decarboxylase CobD, producing MLEHGGRLRAAAQRYGIPLGDWLDLSTGIAPEPWPVPSIPLDAWARLPEDDDGLAEAACACYGAAQALPVAGSQAAIQALPALFAAGRVGVLAPSYAEHAQAWQRAGHRLIRLLAGDIEARLDELDVLVLANPNNPTGERFEPSRLLDWQARLARRGGCLLVDEAFMDCTPDYSLAAYSQRPGLVVLRSFGKFFGLAGVRLGFVLAETALLARLQERLGPWAVSGPARTLGLQALGPAGGAARAQRAGQLQKAGERLAGLLSAQGLAPAGGTALFQWVRTPEAARLHDFLARQGILVRLFETPASLRFGLPADETGWQRLARALADYQKETT from the coding sequence ATGCTTGAGCACGGCGGCCGTCTGCGCGCCGCGGCGCAACGTTACGGCATCCCATTGGGCGACTGGCTGGACCTGTCCACCGGCATCGCCCCCGAGCCCTGGCCCGTGCCGTCCATCCCGCTCGATGCCTGGGCGCGTCTGCCGGAGGACGATGACGGTCTGGCCGAGGCCGCCTGCGCCTGCTACGGCGCCGCCCAGGCGTTGCCGGTGGCCGGCAGTCAGGCGGCGATCCAGGCGCTGCCGGCGCTGTTCGCGGCCGGAAGGGTCGGCGTGCTGGCGCCGAGCTACGCCGAGCACGCCCAGGCCTGGCAACGCGCCGGTCACCGGCTGATCCGTCTGCTCGCCGGAGACATCGAGGCGCGTCTCGACGAGCTCGATGTGCTGGTGCTGGCCAATCCCAACAACCCCACCGGCGAGCGGTTCGAGCCATCCCGGCTGCTCGACTGGCAGGCACGGCTGGCCCGGCGCGGCGGCTGCCTGCTGGTCGACGAGGCCTTCATGGACTGCACGCCCGACTACAGCCTGGCGGCCTATAGCCAGCGGCCGGGGCTGGTCGTGCTGCGCTCGTTCGGCAAGTTCTTCGGCCTGGCCGGCGTCCGCCTGGGCTTCGTGCTGGCCGAGACGGCGCTGCTGGCGCGGCTGCAGGAGCGCCTCGGCCCCTGGGCGGTCAGCGGCCCGGCGCGGACGCTGGGCCTGCAGGCGCTAGGGCCGGCCGGCGGCGCGGCGCGCGCGCAGCGTGCCGGCCAGCTGCAGAAGGCAGGAGAGCGGCTGGCCGGACTGCTGAGCGCGCAGGGGCTGGCGCCAGCCGGCGGCACCGCGCTGTTCCAGTGGGTGCGTACGCCCGAAGCTGCTCGGCTGCACGACTTTCTCGCCCGCCAAGGCATCCTCGTGCGCCTGTTCGAGACGCCCGCCAGCCTGCGCTTCGGCCTGCCGGCGGACGAAACCGGCTGGCAGCGCCTGGCTCGGGCGCTGGCCGACTACCAGAAGGAAACGACATGA
- the cbiB gene encoding adenosylcobinamide-phosphate synthase CbiB — translation MSLGLSLLAGVALDAALGEPRRFHPLVGFGRLAGALEARFNAAGRGRRLDGLLAWSLAVLPLTLLASLLAQLPLVGELLAILTLYVALGLRSLGEHARPVLDALQRGDLVAARRGVGRVVSRDTSTLDAGGVARAASESLLENGSDAVFATLFWFVVAGAPGVVLHRLANTLDAMWGYRTPHFERFGWAAARIDDLLNYVPARLAALTYALLGKTRLALACWRRQAPLWDSPNAGPVMAAGAGALGVELGGTAVYHGARHERPTLGAGGPADAGTIAAAWRLLQHGVLLWLALVLLGDWLHA, via the coding sequence GTGAGCCTGGGATTGAGCCTGCTCGCCGGCGTGGCGCTGGATGCGGCCCTCGGCGAGCCGCGGCGTTTCCATCCGCTGGTCGGTTTCGGTCGGCTGGCCGGTGCCTTGGAGGCGCGCTTCAATGCGGCGGGGCGCGGCCGCCGCCTCGACGGCCTGCTCGCCTGGAGCCTGGCAGTGCTGCCCCTGACTCTGCTCGCCAGTCTGCTGGCGCAATTGCCGCTGGTCGGCGAACTGCTGGCGATCCTTACCCTCTACGTCGCGCTCGGCCTGCGCAGCCTGGGCGAACACGCCCGGCCGGTGCTGGACGCGCTGCAGCGCGGCGACCTGGTGGCGGCCCGCCGTGGCGTGGGCCGGGTGGTCAGCCGCGACACCTCGACGCTGGATGCCGGCGGCGTGGCCCGCGCAGCCAGCGAGTCGCTGTTGGAGAACGGCAGCGACGCGGTGTTCGCCACGCTGTTCTGGTTCGTCGTGGCCGGCGCGCCGGGGGTGGTGCTGCACCGGCTGGCCAACACCCTGGACGCCATGTGGGGCTACCGCACGCCACACTTCGAGCGCTTCGGCTGGGCTGCGGCGCGGATCGACGATCTCCTCAACTATGTCCCGGCGCGCCTCGCCGCGTTGACCTACGCGCTGCTCGGCAAGACGCGCCTCGCCCTGGCCTGCTGGCGCCGTCAGGCGCCGCTGTGGGACAGCCCCAACGCCGGCCCGGTGATGGCCGCCGGCGCCGGTGCCCTGGGCGTCGAGCTGGGCGGCACGGCGGTCTACCACGGCGCGCGGCACGAGCGCCCGACCCTCGGTGCCGGCGGCCCGGCCGATGCGGGGACCATCGCCGCGGCCTGGCGCCTGCTCCAGCATGGCGTGCTGCTCTGGCTGGCACTGGTTCTGCTGGGAGACTGGCTGCATGCTTGA
- the bluB gene encoding 5,6-dimethylbenzimidazole synthase — MSMNPHAFSDAERAAVYRAIAERRDMRHFSAGSVAPELLARLLNAAHQAPSVGLMQPWRFIRITDPALRRRIQALVEAERVRTAEALGERADEFMRLKVEGIGDCAELLVGALMDGREAHVFGRRTLPQMDLASLSCAIQNLWLAARAEGLGMGWVSLFEPRALGELLGLPAGAEPVALLCLGPVEGFYPRPMLVEQGWAEEKPLAELVFENRWGVRP; from the coding sequence ATCTCCATGAACCCTCATGCTTTCAGCGACGCCGAGCGCGCCGCGGTCTACCGCGCCATCGCCGAGCGCCGCGACATGCGCCATTTCAGCGCCGGCAGCGTGGCACCGGAGCTCCTGGCGCGTCTGCTCAACGCCGCGCACCAGGCGCCCAGCGTCGGCCTGATGCAGCCCTGGCGCTTCATCCGCATCACCGATCCGGCGCTGCGCCGGCGCATCCAGGCACTGGTGGAGGCCGAGCGAGTGCGCACCGCCGAAGCCCTCGGCGAGCGCGCCGACGAGTTCATGCGCCTGAAGGTCGAGGGCATCGGCGACTGCGCCGAGCTGCTGGTCGGCGCGCTGATGGACGGCCGCGAGGCGCACGTCTTCGGCCGCCGCACCCTGCCGCAGATGGACCTGGCCTCGCTGTCCTGCGCCATCCAGAACCTCTGGCTGGCCGCCCGCGCCGAAGGCCTGGGCATGGGCTGGGTGTCGCTGTTCGAGCCGCGGGCGCTCGGCGAGCTGCTCGGCCTGCCGGCCGGCGCCGAGCCGGTGGCGCTGCTCTGTCTCGGCCCGGTGGAGGGCTTCTACCCGCGGCCGATGCTGGTGGAGCAGGGCTGGGCCGAGGAGAAACCGCTGGCTGAGCTGGTCTTCGAGAACCGCTGGGGGGTGCGTCCGTGA
- a CDS encoding cobyrinate a,c-diamide synthase, with protein MNERRCPALLIAAPASGQGKTTVTAALARHHVNRGRRVRVFKCGPDFLDPMILARACGAPVHQLDLWMVGEAESRRLLWAAAGEADLILIEGVMGLFDGAPSAADLARRFGVPVLAVIDAAAMAQTFAAVAHGLATFQVDLPFAGVLANRVGSARHGEILQGSLPAHLPWYGALPRSADIELPSRHLGLVQAGELADLDARLDAAAEALAASAGTDLPAPVAFAAPAQATPEPLLAGVRIGVARDAAFAFLYQANLELLERLGAELAFFSPLADAALPAVDSLYLPGGYPELHLDRLAANVPLRAAIRAHHEAGKPILAECGGMLYLLDALTDLDGRRAAMLGLLPGEAWMQPKLAALAMQEVELDGMRLRGHSYHHSTMACALTPVAHGECPNYRRTAEAVYRRGRLTASYIHFYLPSAPQATAALLRP; from the coding sequence ATGAACGAGCGCCGCTGCCCGGCCCTGCTGATCGCCGCCCCGGCCTCCGGCCAGGGCAAGACCACCGTCACCGCCGCCCTGGCCCGCCATCACGTCAACCGCGGCCGGCGCGTGCGGGTGTTCAAGTGCGGCCCGGATTTTCTCGACCCGATGATTCTCGCCCGCGCCTGCGGAGCGCCGGTCCACCAGCTCGACCTGTGGATGGTCGGCGAGGCCGAGTCGCGGCGCCTGCTCTGGGCGGCGGCCGGGGAGGCCGACCTGATCCTGATCGAGGGGGTGATGGGCCTGTTCGACGGCGCGCCGTCCGCCGCCGACCTGGCGCGGCGCTTCGGCGTGCCGGTGCTGGCGGTGATCGACGCCGCGGCCATGGCCCAGACCTTCGCCGCCGTCGCCCACGGCCTGGCCACGTTCCAGGTCGACCTGCCGTTCGCCGGGGTGCTGGCCAACCGGGTCGGCAGCGCCCGCCACGGCGAGATCCTCCAGGGCAGCCTGCCGGCGCACCTGCCCTGGTACGGCGCATTGCCGCGCAGCGCCGACATCGAATTGCCGAGCCGCCACCTGGGACTGGTACAGGCCGGCGAGCTGGCCGATCTCGACGCCCGCCTGGACGCCGCCGCCGAGGCCCTGGCCGCCAGCGCCGGCACCGACCTGCCGGCGCCGGTGGCCTTCGCCGCGCCCGCACAGGCGACGCCCGAGCCGCTGCTCGCCGGGGTACGCATCGGCGTGGCGCGGGATGCCGCCTTCGCCTTCCTCTACCAGGCCAACCTGGAGCTGCTCGAACGGCTCGGCGCCGAGCTGGCGTTCTTCTCGCCGCTGGCCGACGCCGCGCTGCCGGCGGTCGACAGCCTCTACCTGCCGGGCGGCTATCCCGAGCTGCATCTGGACCGGCTGGCCGCCAACGTGCCGCTGCGCGCGGCGATCCGCGCCCACCATGAGGCCGGCAAGCCGATCCTCGCCGAGTGCGGGGGCATGCTCTACCTGCTCGACGCGCTGACCGACCTGGACGGCCGGCGCGCGGCCATGCTCGGCCTGCTGCCCGGCGAGGCCTGGATGCAGCCGAAGCTGGCCGCCCTGGCCATGCAGGAGGTCGAGCTGGACGGCATGCGCCTGCGCGGACACAGCTATCACCATTCCACCATGGCCTGCGCGCTGACACCCGTCGCCCATGGCGAATGCCCCAACTACCGGCGCACCGCCGAGGCGGTCTACCGCCGCGGCCGGCTGACCGCCAGCTACATCCATTTCTACCTGCCCTCGGCGCCGCAGGCGACGGCCGCGCTGCTGCGACCCTGA
- the cobO gene encoding cob(I)yrinic acid a,c-diamide adenosyltransferase: MSESPERDARHKARMQRKKAVIDGKIAHATDEHGLLLVHTGNGKGKSSAAFGMAARALGHGMRVGVVQFIKGAATTGEEAFFRRFPDLVRYHVMGEGFTWETQDRQRDIDKACEAWVVARELLGDPSIGLVLLDELNIALKCGYLELEPVLTDIQARPLHQHVVVTGRGAPPGLIEAADTVTEMTLVKHAFQAGVKAQKGIEF, encoded by the coding sequence ATGAGCGAGTCGCCGGAGCGGGACGCCCGCCACAAGGCACGCATGCAGCGCAAGAAGGCGGTGATCGACGGGAAGATCGCCCACGCCACCGACGAGCACGGCCTGTTGCTGGTGCACACCGGCAACGGCAAGGGCAAGAGCAGCGCGGCCTTCGGCATGGCTGCCCGCGCCCTCGGCCACGGCATGCGGGTCGGCGTGGTGCAGTTCATCAAGGGCGCCGCCACCACCGGCGAGGAGGCCTTCTTCCGCCGTTTTCCCGATCTGGTGCGCTACCACGTGATGGGCGAGGGCTTTACCTGGGAAACCCAGGACCGCCAGCGCGACATCGACAAGGCCTGCGAGGCCTGGGTGGTGGCCCGCGAGCTGCTCGGCGATCCGTCGATCGGCCTGGTGCTGCTCGACGAGCTGAACATCGCGCTGAAATGCGGCTATCTGGAGCTGGAGCCGGTGCTCACCGACATCCAGGCGCGGCCGTTGCACCAGCATGTGGTGGTGACCGGCCGCGGCGCGCCGCCCGGGCTGATCGAGGCGGCCGACACCGTGACCGAGATGACCCTGGTCAAGCACGCCTTCCAGGCCGGGGTGAAGGCGCAGAAGGGGATCGAGTTCTGA